In Sphingobacterium zeae, one genomic interval encodes:
- a CDS encoding response regulator transcription factor, whose product MNKLLLVEDDPDFGFMLKQYLELSAFVVDWMAQPQDLMENFQQLAGYDLVILDVMLPQISGFSLAKEINALHPALPFIFLTAKEQKIDKLTGLKIGADDYVTKPCDPEELLLRIQNILKRNQKNSTPKSIVLGTYVFHPEQLVLSHAQGQFKLTEREAQLLLFLWQHRGQLVTREDILEKVWGNADFFTGRSMDVFITRIRKYLSLDPNLSINSNRGVGFTIHL is encoded by the coding sequence ATGAACAAATTACTCCTCGTTGAAGATGATCCTGATTTTGGTTTTATGCTCAAGCAATACCTTGAGCTATCTGCATTTGTCGTAGATTGGATGGCGCAGCCTCAGGATCTTATGGAAAATTTTCAGCAGCTAGCCGGCTACGACCTGGTTATACTGGATGTGATGCTTCCTCAAATCAGCGGTTTTAGTCTGGCCAAAGAAATTAATGCCCTGCATCCCGCATTACCATTTATCTTTTTAACCGCCAAAGAACAAAAGATCGACAAGCTTACGGGACTAAAAATCGGTGCTGATGATTATGTCACTAAACCTTGCGATCCTGAAGAACTCTTGCTTCGCATACAGAATATATTAAAACGGAATCAGAAAAATAGTACGCCAAAATCGATTGTCCTCGGGACGTATGTATTTCACCCTGAACAGTTAGTATTAAGCCATGCACAAGGTCAGTTTAAGCTCACCGAGCGCGAAGCACAACTGCTCCTATTTCTATGGCAACATAGGGGCCAGCTTGTCACCCGTGAAGATATTCTTGAAAAGGTATGGGGAAATGCAGATTTCTTTACTGGAAGGAGCATGGACGTATTTATTACCCGGATCCGCAAATACTTAAGCCTCGATCCCAATCTGAGCATTAATTCCAATAGAGGTGTTGGATTTACCATCCATTTGTGA
- a CDS encoding sensor histidine kinase: MELKPKNYSVLFTLFFAVLIGIQGYQLYNTYQLKQRDIFATVKSKLNKSPKIDSLFDDDLMSKDIARDYYIKLVKNQITAQQLKGLYHANAHKTSGKLTRYVDSLFQPLGMDVILKKEILGIYFRNFNKQIADGPITVYTTQGNFRRPVELSSSEWITEKTETQKIEESIQSKEILYTFLVHRKSSFEVTNLHWILFKELTSLLLSTLFILAAFLWLFYRTIQNLKKQQKQITVLHDVVDNVSHELKTPIATLKIAAKTLRKSTDENIITVIERQVNRLEHTLAPLTEDLKPSDHPPVTTMELQAIFDDFKLTNPTIAFETSPLPEGKLCLGLSDATTLFQNLMNNAVKYGAKWLKVHFEQKKNKLSIYVQDNGDGMEECELPYIFDKFYRIQKNNIHDTKGLGIGLFLVKKIVDRYQGQLTVISTLGVGTTFKIQLPLLAIPS; this comes from the coding sequence ATGGAATTGAAACCCAAAAATTATAGTGTTCTCTTTACATTATTTTTTGCTGTACTGATCGGCATTCAGGGCTATCAATTGTACAACACCTATCAGCTCAAACAGCGCGATATTTTTGCAACAGTAAAAAGCAAACTGAACAAATCTCCCAAAATTGACAGTCTTTTTGATGATGATTTAATGAGCAAGGACATCGCCAGAGACTACTACATCAAATTGGTTAAAAATCAGATAACAGCTCAACAGCTTAAAGGACTATATCATGCCAATGCGCATAAAACATCCGGGAAGCTCACACGCTATGTCGACAGTCTATTTCAACCACTGGGTATGGATGTTATCCTAAAAAAGGAGATCTTGGGTATTTATTTTAGAAACTTTAACAAGCAGATTGCTGATGGCCCCATTACGGTTTACACCACACAGGGAAATTTCCGACGACCTGTTGAACTTTCTTCCAGTGAATGGATAACGGAAAAAACCGAAACACAGAAAATTGAAGAGAGCATCCAAAGCAAGGAAATCTTATACACCTTTTTAGTCCACAGGAAAAGTTCTTTTGAGGTAACCAATCTCCACTGGATATTATTCAAAGAACTCACATCCCTCCTGTTGAGCACCTTATTTATATTGGCCGCCTTTCTTTGGCTTTTTTATAGAACCATTCAAAATCTCAAAAAACAGCAGAAGCAGATCACCGTGCTTCACGACGTGGTTGACAATGTATCGCATGAACTTAAAACCCCTATTGCGACCTTAAAAATTGCAGCTAAGACACTTCGAAAATCGACAGATGAAAATATTATAACGGTCATTGAGCGGCAAGTCAATCGCCTGGAACACACCCTTGCCCCGCTGACCGAAGACCTTAAACCATCGGATCATCCTCCTGTTACCACGATGGAACTCCAAGCGATTTTCGATGATTTTAAATTGACGAACCCGACCATTGCATTTGAAACAAGCCCATTGCCTGAAGGGAAATTGTGCTTGGGCCTCAGCGATGCAACAACATTATTTCAGAATCTCATGAACAATGCTGTAAAGTATGGCGCAAAATGGCTTAAAGTTCATTTTGAGCAAAAGAAAAATAAGCTTTCAATTTACGTACAAGACAATGGTGATGGCATGGAGGAGTGCGAACTCCCTTATATTTTCGACAAGTTTTACCGCATCCAAAAAAACAATATACACGACACCAAGGGATTGGGAATTGGCCTTTTCCTCGTTAAAAAAATCGTGGATCGTTATCAGGGACAGCTTACAGTAATTAGTACGCTTGGTGTAGGTACTACGTTTAAAATTCAATTGCCGCTCCTTGCTATTCCATCATAA
- a CDS encoding outer membrane beta-barrel family protein, translating into MKSSLFFLAFPLALSAQTKIGGQVQDTNKIVLAGATVMLLDSNYQAIREVKTDHLGTFMLSLDHSGSYYLRSTYLNFRPQEHFFRSDTIARPLILELIPESKVLEEAQVVGRAPRLIRKLDRLEFNVQHSNLSALNSWDILKRTPLVMANGSDLMVRGSKNIVVMINERKVMLTGEELKTYLENTSGSDVQSIEVITNPPAKYEAEGSTIINIKLSKSNLFGYRGSAVALAEKSSTWKQLFGLTQYYRNEKINVRGTYNFGRGTYARYETNYVYYPNEQTSWEGVMDRFDTNNSQNSYVLSMEYTPDSTWTVSGGLNGYYGPKTYGTYVVPTVIYDSNRIQQSSYLTTNDHESSSETKNMYLQVIKKLNASWSINWSSYFTDHHSTNNQDVLTALRFKDQQPRDTRFISNNGNKNRLFSSQVDFSGKVKQLGMEFGGKFSDVTTTNSLVFTDDESGKLEYRPDKSSEFDYKERNVALYGSLDYTWKKWSWKAGLRGEYTNLKGIVSEPEDINKQDYFVLFPTFYMQYALTENQQLGFSYGKRISRPSYSWLNPAKSYYNRFSYFQGDPRLRATIVHNLNLTWTKNNWNIDLFYRFEKWPNMEIALQDNVNHQLIYHYTNIKKGQGAGIDLGKSFQFTERWGMNLQLEGMYNENYFMGTDDVLHKNDVYIGNGNISSSYVLSKETGWNLELGNTFTSPTIQGPFKITGYSSTYVMTNRKFFKNKFEVNLSFMDIFKTEKMTISSKYADQNNFYKDYRDTRKVNLTLRYHFGNQKVKSNNQPAKTEEQNRL; encoded by the coding sequence ATGAAATCGAGCCTATTTTTTCTAGCTTTCCCTTTAGCGCTTTCAGCACAGACAAAGATCGGGGGACAAGTGCAGGATACAAACAAAATTGTATTAGCAGGTGCAACCGTTATGCTATTGGATAGTAACTATCAAGCAATTCGTGAAGTGAAAACTGACCATCTTGGAACGTTTATGCTGTCGCTGGATCATTCTGGCAGCTATTATCTACGGTCCACTTATCTTAACTTTAGACCTCAGGAGCACTTTTTCCGTAGCGACACCATTGCTCGCCCTCTGATACTTGAACTTATTCCCGAATCAAAAGTACTCGAAGAAGCACAGGTTGTCGGGCGGGCGCCGAGATTGATCCGCAAGTTGGACCGCCTGGAATTTAACGTGCAGCATTCTAATCTTTCGGCACTCAACAGTTGGGACATTTTGAAACGGACGCCATTGGTGATGGCAAATGGCTCAGATTTAATGGTCCGTGGAAGTAAAAATATTGTTGTAATGATTAATGAACGAAAAGTTATGCTCACAGGGGAGGAATTGAAAACCTATCTTGAGAATACGTCGGGCAGCGATGTCCAATCGATCGAGGTCATTACCAACCCCCCTGCAAAATATGAAGCGGAGGGCAGTACCATCATCAATATTAAACTTTCCAAATCGAACCTCTTTGGATATCGGGGCTCGGCGGTTGCGTTGGCCGAAAAAAGCAGCACCTGGAAGCAATTGTTTGGGCTGACCCAGTATTACAGAAATGAAAAAATCAACGTTCGTGGCACCTATAATTTCGGAAGGGGAACTTATGCACGTTACGAAACGAATTATGTGTATTATCCCAATGAGCAAACCTCGTGGGAAGGTGTGATGGATCGATTTGATACCAATAACAGTCAGAACAGCTATGTGCTTTCGATGGAATACACACCCGATTCAACCTGGACTGTTAGCGGAGGTCTAAACGGATATTATGGCCCCAAAACCTATGGTACCTACGTGGTGCCAACTGTCATTTACGATAGCAACCGTATTCAACAATCGAGCTACCTCACGACAAACGATCATGAGTCATCTTCAGAAACAAAAAACATGTATCTTCAGGTCATTAAGAAGCTTAACGCCAGCTGGAGTATAAATTGGTCTTCTTACTTTACAGACCATCATTCGACAAATAATCAGGATGTGCTCACCGCGCTGAGATTTAAGGATCAACAACCCAGGGATACACGATTTATTAGCAACAACGGAAATAAAAATAGGCTCTTTTCTTCACAGGTCGATTTTTCCGGTAAAGTAAAGCAGCTTGGGATGGAATTTGGAGGGAAATTTAGCGATGTTACAACGACAAACAGTCTTGTGTTCACTGACGATGAATCGGGCAAGTTGGAGTATAGGCCGGATAAGAGCAGTGAGTTTGATTACAAAGAACGGAACGTAGCTCTTTATGGTTCATTGGACTATACCTGGAAAAAATGGAGCTGGAAAGCAGGATTAAGAGGAGAATATACCAACTTAAAGGGCATTGTATCAGAACCAGAAGATATCAATAAACAGGATTATTTTGTGCTCTTCCCGACATTTTATATGCAATATGCCTTGACGGAAAATCAGCAGTTAGGTTTTTCCTATGGAAAGCGGATCAGTCGTCCTTCCTACTCTTGGCTCAATCCCGCAAAATCCTACTACAATCGTTTTTCATACTTTCAGGGAGATCCCCGTTTAAGGGCTACGATCGTGCATAACCTGAATCTGACGTGGACCAAAAACAACTGGAATATTGATCTATTCTACCGATTTGAAAAGTGGCCTAATATGGAAATAGCCTTGCAGGATAATGTTAACCACCAGCTGATTTATCATTATACCAATATCAAAAAGGGGCAGGGAGCAGGGATAGACCTGGGTAAGAGTTTTCAGTTTACTGAACGTTGGGGAATGAACCTGCAGCTAGAGGGAATGTACAATGAGAATTACTTTATGGGGACCGATGATGTGCTGCACAAGAACGATGTATACATTGGCAACGGAAATATAAGTAGCAGCTATGTCTTGAGCAAAGAAACAGGCTGGAATCTTGAGCTCGGCAATACGTTTACATCGCCCACCATACAGGGGCCATTTAAAATAACTGGGTATTCCAGTACCTATGTAATGACAAATCGAAAATTCTTTAAAAACAAGTTTGAGGTAAATCTATCGTTTATGGACATCTTTAAAACGGAAAAAATGACCATATCCTCCAAATATGCCGATCAAAATAACTTTTATAAAGATTATCGGGATACCAGAAAGGTAAATCTGACGCTGCGGTACCATTTTGGAAATCAGAAAGTCAAAAGTAACAATCAGCCCGCAAAAACAGAAGAGCAGAACCGCCTGTAA
- a CDS encoding OsmC family protein produces the protein MKIKLNRVNQAVHFEASSELSSVKVNIDGSEAIGGEGKGVRPMELVLMALGSCSVFDLHSILVKQRQQIDDIQVEVEGKRQEEIPQVFTAIHINFFLKGDIDEVKAAKAAELAVKKYCSVHDMLAAGGINITYSLKIN, from the coding sequence ATGAAAATCAAATTAAACCGCGTCAACCAAGCTGTGCATTTCGAAGCCAGCAGTGAATTATCTTCGGTCAAAGTCAACATCGATGGTTCGGAAGCGATCGGCGGCGAAGGTAAAGGTGTTCGTCCCATGGAATTGGTGTTAATGGCACTGGGTTCTTGTAGTGTCTTCGATCTCCATAGCATACTGGTAAAACAACGCCAACAAATTGACGATATCCAGGTCGAAGTGGAAGGTAAACGCCAGGAAGAAATACCACAGGTATTTACAGCTATACACATCAATTTCTTCTTAAAAGGTGATATTGATGAGGTAAAAGCAGCTAAAGCGGCTGAACTGGCCGTTAAAAAATATTGCTCCGTACATGATATGCTTGCTGCGGGCGGTATCAATATTACGTATTCTTTGAAAATAAACTGA
- a CDS encoding SGNH/GDSL hydrolase family protein produces MKKNKLYIAAALALVAIASCKPSLEEYTPSAGSLNFSKYVAIGNSLTAGYADGGLYLEGQKVAYPNLIAEQLKQVGGGEFKSPFFSEDQANGSGYITLTALVNGQPVTAPVTDKLAYRPGSTKLLTKYTDPVNNLGVPGMRMDLSMVAGMGSTAGNPYFERLLPDGDASKTYFTYSTTQNHTFFSFALGNNDALGWATNGGVVNMNPTTNQPDPTTVLTETAQFTAILNGYVQALTTGGKKGVLATIPDVTATPYFTTVTRAALLAAVNATNPPAPVTNIYIATKSGTRAATDQDYFVLPFLSAGLLGKPNAAQIPYGLRPENPVEDKYVLDVSETATVVKRINEYNAAIKAAAASKDLALADVNAFLNNVKGGVRINGLAVSAKYITGNAFSLDGIHLTPIGNALMANIFISAINSKYGSKIPQVDVAKYRGVKLPDTVTK; encoded by the coding sequence ATGAAAAAAAACAAACTTTACATAGCCGCAGCGTTAGCACTTGTCGCTATTGCTTCGTGCAAACCTTCTTTGGAGGAGTATACACCTTCGGCAGGATCGCTTAATTTTTCAAAATATGTTGCCATCGGGAATTCATTGACGGCAGGATACGCAGATGGGGGACTTTATCTGGAGGGCCAAAAGGTTGCTTACCCCAACTTAATTGCCGAGCAGTTAAAACAAGTGGGTGGTGGGGAATTTAAATCGCCGTTTTTCAGTGAAGATCAAGCCAACGGTTCTGGCTACATTACCCTAACAGCACTTGTCAATGGACAGCCTGTGACGGCACCTGTTACAGATAAACTGGCCTACAGACCTGGTTCAACAAAACTATTGACGAAATATACTGATCCGGTCAATAACCTCGGTGTACCGGGTATGCGGATGGATCTTTCTATGGTAGCAGGCATGGGCTCAACTGCCGGCAATCCGTATTTCGAGCGCTTATTGCCCGACGGGGACGCCTCGAAAACGTATTTCACCTATTCAACGACACAAAACCACACCTTTTTTAGTTTTGCACTAGGCAACAACGATGCATTGGGTTGGGCAACTAATGGTGGAGTGGTCAATATGAATCCAACAACGAATCAGCCCGATCCAACAACCGTATTGACTGAAACTGCCCAATTTACAGCAATTCTCAATGGTTATGTGCAGGCGCTGACTACCGGCGGGAAAAAAGGTGTACTGGCCACCATTCCAGATGTAACCGCAACACCTTATTTTACAACGGTTACCCGTGCAGCCCTGCTGGCAGCTGTCAACGCAACAAATCCCCCTGCGCCGGTAACAAATATTTATATCGCTACGAAATCTGGAACTCGTGCAGCGACTGATCAAGATTATTTTGTACTTCCTTTCTTGTCTGCAGGACTATTGGGTAAGCCAAACGCAGCACAGATACCTTATGGTTTACGTCCCGAAAATCCTGTTGAAGACAAATACGTGCTTGATGTAAGCGAAACAGCAACAGTTGTGAAGCGGATCAACGAGTACAATGCAGCCATCAAAGCTGCTGCAGCTTCAAAAGACCTCGCTTTAGCAGACGTAAATGCCTTCCTAAACAATGTAAAAGGTGGTGTTCGTATCAATGGATTAGCCGTTAGTGCCAAATACATCACTGGAAATGCGTTCTCTTTGGATGGCATCCATCTCACGCCAATAGGTAATGCCCTCATGGCCAACATCTTTATCAGTGCGATCAATTCTAAATATGGATCGAAGATCCCACAAGTTGACGTCGCCAAATATCGCGGTGTTAAATTGCCAGATACCGTCACAAAATAA
- a CDS encoding OmpP1/FadL family transporter, with translation MKKLLFSILCASPSLLFAQGSQVNLQSPKAVGMGGAGSAYFLDESSIFYSPGALAKMDHNAISVAGNAVMYKSAFQEVGSTVVYNTRNQISTPFSVFAAFGPKNSWWKAGIGVYTPYGGAVDWGKNWVGKFSLVSLSLRAIYIQPTLSFKLTENFSVGGGFVYNVGTVDLENSVPVFYPDGHAGLATLKGTGTGTGYNVGIHYNLEDEFSISLSYRSKVVTKLKNGDATFDVPESVASNFPAGNKFSAELPLPSTFAAGIAFPLSEKLKMAIDATLINYDIYKALDFDYKENTPVLQDTHSPKNYDKAGSIKAGLEYIASDRLQLRVGGGYIATPVQQSAYVYPETPDNTRYLISGGFTIKPSPKFDVTGSFAYQRIMARQSTNIESRLSGTYATNIFAPGIGVSYKW, from the coding sequence ATGAAGAAACTACTATTCTCAATACTTTGTGCAAGCCCGTCACTCCTGTTTGCACAAGGATCTCAAGTGAATCTACAAAGTCCCAAAGCTGTGGGAATGGGGGGAGCAGGTTCTGCTTACTTTTTAGATGAGTCTTCCATTTTTTATAGTCCGGGTGCTTTAGCAAAAATGGATCATAACGCCATTTCCGTTGCTGGGAATGCTGTCATGTACAAATCTGCCTTTCAAGAGGTTGGAAGCACCGTTGTTTACAATACTAGAAATCAAATATCCACTCCTTTTTCAGTATTTGCTGCATTTGGGCCTAAAAATTCCTGGTGGAAAGCCGGTATTGGAGTTTATACACCATATGGTGGGGCTGTCGATTGGGGAAAGAATTGGGTTGGTAAATTCAGTTTAGTTAGCCTTTCGCTACGCGCAATCTATATTCAACCTACATTAAGTTTCAAACTGACTGAAAATTTTAGTGTCGGTGGTGGTTTCGTCTATAACGTCGGTACGGTAGACCTGGAAAATTCAGTTCCGGTATTCTATCCGGATGGTCATGCAGGACTTGCAACCTTAAAGGGGACCGGTACAGGTACAGGCTATAACGTAGGTATCCACTACAATTTAGAAGATGAATTTTCCATCTCTTTAAGTTACCGCTCGAAAGTTGTCACTAAACTTAAAAATGGGGATGCAACTTTCGACGTGCCGGAATCGGTGGCAAGTAATTTTCCTGCGGGTAACAAATTCAGTGCTGAGTTACCTCTTCCATCCACTTTTGCTGCTGGAATAGCCTTCCCGCTTTCGGAAAAGCTAAAAATGGCGATCGATGCAACACTAATCAATTACGACATTTATAAGGCACTGGATTTTGACTACAAAGAAAATACGCCTGTCTTACAAGATACGCATTCACCAAAAAATTATGATAAAGCAGGATCGATCAAAGCAGGTTTGGAGTATATTGCCTCCGACCGTTTGCAATTGCGTGTAGGAGGGGGCTATATCGCCACTCCAGTACAACAGAGCGCCTATGTTTATCCAGAGACACCAGATAACACCCGATATTTAATCTCTGGGGGTTTTACAATAAAACCATCACCAAAATTTGACGTCACAGGTTCTTTTGCTTATCAGCGCATCATGGCTCGCCAGTCAACCAATATTGAGAGCCGTCTTTCGGGGACTTATGCGACTAACATTTTTGCTCCAGGCATTGGTGTAAGCTATAAATGGTAA
- the tpx gene encoding thiol peroxidase, with translation MATITFKGTPVNTKGSLPQVGEQAPDFKLTAGDLSDKSLADFKGKKIVLNIFPSVDTGTCAASVRAFNQEASQLDNTVVLCISKDLPFAQGRFCAAEGLNNVVTLSEYKDSNFSDAYQLTIADGPLAGLLSRVVITLDENGKVLYEEQVAEIADEPNYAAAIASLN, from the coding sequence ATGGCTACAATCACATTTAAAGGCACTCCAGTAAATACAAAAGGCAGTTTACCTCAGGTTGGCGAGCAAGCACCTGATTTTAAATTAACTGCAGGCGATCTTTCCGATAAGTCTCTTGCAGACTTTAAAGGAAAAAAAATTGTGTTAAATATTTTTCCTAGTGTCGATACAGGAACTTGTGCTGCTTCTGTACGTGCATTTAATCAAGAGGCTTCTCAGTTGGATAACACGGTCGTGTTGTGTATATCCAAAGACTTACCTTTTGCGCAAGGACGTTTTTGTGCAGCAGAAGGTTTAAATAATGTCGTGACATTATCAGAATATAAAGATTCAAACTTTTCTGATGCTTATCAATTGACTATCGCCGATGGTCCTTTGGCAGGTCTGTTGAGCCGTGTGGTCATCACATTGGATGAAAACGGAAAGGTATTGTATGAAGAGCAAGTTGCGGAAATTGCAGACGAGCCCAATTATGCAGCAGCCATTGCTTCTTTGAATTAA
- a CDS encoding trans-sulfuration enzyme family protein, which translates to MKQDQSKIIREQVDRSALREHSTPLYLTSSFIFDSAEQGRAVFAGEEDAMIYSRYANPNTSEFINKVCILEGAEAGLSFASGMAAVFASFAGIIESGDHIVSSRAIFGSTHQLFTELFPRWGVTTTYVDAANPEEWEKAIQPNTKIIFLESPSNPGLELVDLEWLGKFKEKYPHIILSIDNCFATPYLQKPIQYGFDLVIHSATKYMDGQGRVLGGIVVGKQALIDKLMFFIRHTGPALSPFNAWIISKSLDTLGIRMDRHCSNALALAEALENHPEIEDVKYPFLPSHPQYELAKKQMKAGGGIVTLVVKGGFERAKAFVDQLEMILYTSNLGDSRSIATHPASTTHSKLSEDERLNLGIKPGSIRLSVGLEDQQDIINDILQALEKTR; encoded by the coding sequence ATGAAACAAGATCAATCTAAAATCATACGTGAACAGGTCGATCGTTCTGCACTTCGCGAACATTCGACCCCCTTATACCTTACATCAAGTTTTATCTTCGACAGCGCTGAACAAGGTCGGGCGGTCTTTGCTGGCGAAGAGGATGCGATGATATACTCCCGTTATGCCAACCCAAATACTTCAGAATTCATCAATAAAGTGTGTATTCTGGAAGGTGCAGAAGCAGGCTTATCATTTGCGTCCGGTATGGCGGCCGTATTTGCTTCCTTTGCGGGAATTATTGAAAGTGGAGACCATATCGTTTCTTCACGCGCAATATTCGGGTCTACTCACCAGTTATTTACGGAGCTATTCCCCCGCTGGGGAGTGACCACGACTTATGTGGATGCAGCAAATCCCGAAGAATGGGAAAAAGCGATCCAGCCCAATACAAAAATTATCTTTCTAGAATCTCCCTCTAACCCCGGGTTGGAATTGGTGGATCTGGAATGGTTGGGTAAATTCAAAGAGAAATATCCCCATATTATCCTTTCTATCGACAATTGTTTTGCCACACCTTATCTTCAGAAACCCATTCAGTATGGATTTGACCTGGTTATCCATTCGGCGACGAAGTATATGGATGGGCAAGGCCGTGTTTTGGGTGGGATTGTTGTCGGCAAACAAGCGCTTATCGACAAACTGATGTTCTTCATCCGTCATACAGGTCCGGCGTTATCCCCATTCAATGCCTGGATCATATCAAAAAGTTTGGACACTTTGGGCATCCGTATGGACCGCCATTGTTCCAACGCATTGGCTTTGGCTGAAGCTTTGGAAAATCATCCAGAGATTGAAGATGTCAAATATCCATTCTTGCCCAGCCATCCACAATATGAACTGGCCAAGAAACAGATGAAAGCCGGTGGCGGCATTGTAACGTTGGTTGTCAAAGGCGGCTTCGAGCGCGCGAAAGCTTTTGTGGACCAGTTGGAGATGATCTTATACACGTCCAATCTAGGCGACTCAAGATCGATCGCTACGCATCCTGCTTCCACCACACACTCTAAACTATCCGAAGATGAACGCCTCAATTTAGGCATCAAACCCGGCAGTATCCGTCTATCGGTGGGCTTGGAAGATCAACAAGATATTATCAACGATATCTTGCAGGCTTTGGAGAAAACAAGATAA